One window from the genome of Populus alba chromosome 15, ASM523922v2, whole genome shotgun sequence encodes:
- the LOC118057168 gene encoding LOW QUALITY PROTEIN: probable metal-nicotianamine transporter YSL12 (The sequence of the model RefSeq protein was modified relative to this genomic sequence to represent the inferred CDS: inserted 1 base in 1 codon), protein MNKISLSLTVSVLSTGHCENHSPQSTLHTTTTVNDVSPFFTSLIENCSLLTASLSLGAHCSQRLSTLVLTAQNRGKLIGTAMGCIISPCVFWLFFKAFKDLGIPGSQYPAPNATVFRNMAILGVDGFSYLPKNCLYLCYGFFSAAILINLMKDALGKKWARFIPNPMAMATPFYIGSYFAIDXCVGSLILFIWEKIDKAKADAFGPAVASGLICGDGIWTLPSAILALVGVKPPICMKFLSRGTNAKVDAFLGS, encoded by the exons TCTCAGTCTCACTGTCTCAGTTCTTTCCACCGGCCATTGTGAGAATCACAGCCCACAGTCCACGCTCCACACAACAACAACAGTCAACGACGTCTCTCCATTCTTCACGAG TTTGATTGAGAACTGCTCACTGCTCACGGCGTCTCTCAGCCTCGGTGCTCACTGCTCACAGCGTCTCTCAACCTTGGTGCTCACTGCTCAGAACAGAGGTAAACTAATTGGCACTGCAATGGGTTGCATTATTtcaccttgtgtcttttggctGTTTTTCAAGGCCTTCAAGGATCTTGGGATTCCTGGAAGTCAATACCCTGCTCCTAATGCTACTGTATTTCGAAACATGGCTATATTGGGGGTAGACGGATTCTCGTATCTACCAAAGAATTGCCTCTATCTTTGCTATGGGTTCTTCAGTGCCGCTATTCTGATAAATTTAATGAAGGATGCATTGGGTAAGAAATGGGCTAGGTTCATTCCTAATCCAATGGCGATGGCTACACCTTTCTATATTGGCTCATACTTTGCCATCG ATTGTGTGGGAAGCTTGATTCTATTTATCTGGGAAAAGATTGACAAGGCAAAGGCAGATGCTTTTGGGCCAGCAGTGGCTTCTGGTTTGATTTGCGGGGATGGGATATGGACTTTGCCTAGTGCGATACTTGCTCTAGTAGGAGTAAAACCTCCCATTTGCATGAAGTTTTTGTCAAGGGGAACAAATGCTAAGGTCGATGCGTTCTTAGGGTCATAA